In a genomic window of Sporosarcina trichiuri:
- a CDS encoding YslB family protein, with protein MANETTGQPTRFGYELLRDHVIPDILGKHEDDILYWAGKEIARKFPVFSVDEVPQFFKEAGWGTLVRVSSGKEEIDYELTDRLESPATEDAFSLESGFLAEQHQIANGCLTECYGSRDADTGRIVLQVRWDETYNLGE; from the coding sequence TTGGCAAACGAGACCACTGGACAGCCGACACGCTTCGGTTATGAGCTGCTGAGAGATCATGTGATCCCGGATATCCTCGGGAAGCATGAAGATGATATTCTGTATTGGGCCGGCAAAGAGATCGCCCGCAAGTTCCCTGTTTTTTCGGTGGATGAAGTCCCCCAATTTTTCAAGGAAGCCGGCTGGGGGACGCTCGTGCGCGTGTCATCCGGCAAAGAGGAAATCGATTATGAATTGACGGATCGGCTGGAGTCGCCGGCGACCGAGGATGCGTTCAGCCTGGAATCCGGATTCCTCGCCGAGCAGCATCAGATCGCGAACGGCTGCCTGACCGAGTGTTATGGATCGCGTGACGCCGACACGGGCCGCATCGTTTTGCAGGTCCGGTGGGATGAGACGTATAACTTAGGTGAATGA
- a CDS encoding succinate dehydrogenase cytochrome b558 subunit — MVRESEFYWRRLHSLLGIIPIGLFVTQHLIINHFATRGVESFNTAAHFIENLPFIYFLEWFVIYIPLMFHAFYGVYLAFTSKNNVQRYGTFRNWMFMLQRISGVFLVIFIAWHIYETRIQKLFGTEVNFDMMADILSNPFMIVFYALGIIAATFHLANGIWSFLVTWGLAQSPRSQRIVSYVTMIFFVVLTVIGLRALFAFV; from the coding sequence TTGGTGAGAGAATCAGAGTTCTATTGGCGACGCCTGCATTCACTGCTCGGGATCATTCCGATCGGCCTGTTCGTGACGCAGCACTTGATCATCAACCATTTCGCAACAAGAGGTGTTGAATCATTCAACACAGCGGCACATTTCATTGAAAACCTGCCGTTCATCTATTTCCTCGAATGGTTCGTCATCTACATACCGCTCATGTTCCACGCGTTTTACGGAGTCTATCTTGCGTTCACTTCGAAAAACAACGTGCAGCGCTACGGCACGTTCCGTAACTGGATGTTCATGCTCCAGCGGATTTCAGGTGTATTCCTTGTCATCTTCATCGCATGGCACATCTACGAGACACGTATCCAGAAACTGTTCGGTACGGAAGTCAACTTCGACATGATGGCTGACATCCTGAGCAACCCGTTCATGATCGTGTTCTATGCACTTGGAATCATCGCAGCAACGTTCCACCTGGCGAACGGTATCTGGTCATTCCTCGTTACTTGGGGACTTGCACAGTCACCGCGTTCCCAGCGTATCGTCTCTTATGTAACTATGATCTTTTTCGTTGTTCTGACGGTTATCGGTCTGCGTGCACTGTTCGCATTCGTCTAA
- the sdhA gene encoding succinate dehydrogenase flavoprotein subunit: MSKGRVIVVGGGLAGLMATIKASEEGVGVDLFSLVPVKRSHSVCAQGGINGAVNTKGEGDSPWIHFDDTVYGGDFLANQPPVKAMADAAPSIIHLFDRMGVMFNRTPEGLLDFRRFGGTMHHRTAYAGATTGQQLLYALDEQVRAQEVAGLVQKYEHWEFLGVVLDEEGICRGIRAQDLRTMEIKAFPADAVIMATGGPGIIFGKSTNSVINTGSAASIVYQQGAKYANGEFIQIHPTAIPGDDKLRLMSESARGEGGRIWTYKDGKPWYFLEEKYPAYGNLVPRDIATREIFDVCVNQKLGINGENMVYLDLSHKDPHELDVKLGGIIEIYEKFTGEDPRKVPMKIFPAVHYSMGGLWVDYEQHTSIPGLFAAGECDYSQHGGNRLGANSLLSAVYGGMLAGPEAVKYMKGLKTSADDLPSKIFDDAVKEEQEKWDKIISMKGTENAYVIHRELGELMTENVTVVRYNDRLEATDKKIQELLERWENIDMTDTQQWSNQGATFTRQLKNMLYLARVITLGALKRDESRGAHYKPDFPERDDENFLKTTIAQFDGKSAPIISYEEVDTSLIPPRKRDYTSAH, encoded by the coding sequence ATGTCAAAAGGCAGAGTGATTGTCGTAGGCGGCGGTCTCGCCGGACTTATGGCAACCATCAAGGCATCAGAAGAAGGCGTCGGAGTCGACTTGTTTTCCCTCGTACCTGTTAAACGTTCCCACTCCGTCTGTGCCCAGGGCGGTATCAACGGTGCGGTGAATACGAAAGGGGAAGGCGACTCCCCATGGATCCACTTTGACGATACGGTATATGGCGGGGACTTCCTGGCCAACCAGCCTCCGGTAAAAGCGATGGCGGACGCGGCACCGAGTATCATCCACCTGTTCGACCGGATGGGCGTCATGTTCAACCGGACACCGGAAGGCCTTCTTGACTTCCGCCGTTTCGGCGGAACGATGCACCACCGTACGGCATATGCCGGCGCGACAACGGGACAGCAGCTCCTGTATGCATTGGACGAGCAGGTCCGTGCACAGGAAGTCGCAGGTCTTGTGCAGAAGTATGAACACTGGGAATTCCTTGGTGTGGTACTTGACGAAGAAGGCATCTGCCGCGGAATCCGTGCGCAGGACCTCCGGACAATGGAAATCAAAGCATTCCCTGCGGATGCGGTCATCATGGCGACCGGCGGACCGGGAATCATCTTCGGGAAGTCGACGAACTCGGTCATCAATACAGGATCGGCCGCTTCGATCGTCTACCAGCAGGGTGCGAAATATGCGAACGGCGAATTCATCCAAATCCACCCGACTGCGATTCCGGGAGACGACAAACTGCGTCTCATGAGTGAATCCGCACGTGGGGAAGGCGGACGGATCTGGACGTACAAAGACGGCAAGCCTTGGTACTTCCTCGAAGAGAAATACCCGGCATACGGTAACCTCGTGCCGCGGGATATCGCGACACGTGAGATCTTCGACGTCTGTGTGAACCAGAAGCTCGGCATCAACGGCGAGAACATGGTCTATCTCGACCTGTCCCATAAAGATCCGCATGAGCTTGACGTCAAACTCGGCGGCATCATCGAAATCTACGAGAAGTTCACAGGCGAAGATCCGCGCAAAGTGCCGATGAAGATCTTCCCGGCAGTCCATTACTCAATGGGCGGACTGTGGGTCGACTACGAACAGCACACGTCCATCCCAGGATTGTTTGCGGCGGGTGAATGTGACTACTCACAGCATGGCGGAAACCGTCTCGGTGCGAACTCCCTCCTTTCTGCGGTATACGGCGGTATGCTCGCAGGACCGGAAGCCGTCAAGTACATGAAAGGTCTCAAGACATCTGCGGATGATCTGCCTTCCAAGATCTTCGACGACGCGGTCAAAGAAGAGCAGGAGAAGTGGGATAAAATCATCAGCATGAAGGGGACCGAGAATGCATATGTCATTCACCGGGAACTTGGCGAGCTGATGACGGAGAACGTGACCGTTGTCCGGTACAACGATCGTCTCGAGGCGACAGACAAGAAGATCCAGGAGCTCCTCGAGCGCTGGGAAAACATCGATATGACAGATACGCAGCAGTGGTCCAACCAAGGCGCAACGTTTACGCGTCAGCTGAAAAACATGCTATACTTGGCACGGGTCATCACACTCGGTGCCCTGAAACGTGACGAAAGCCGCGGCGCGCATTACAAGCCGGACTTCCCGGAACGTGACGACGAGAACTTCCTGAAAACGACGATTGCCCAGTTCGACGGAAAGTCCGCACCGATCATCTCTTACGAAGAGGTCGATACATCCCTGATCCCGCCTCGTAAGCGCGACTATACGTCAGCCCACTAA